The genomic interval ACACAGCAAACAGTACTGCCAGCATCACCGGTGTACGGTATTGTTTAGAGAACAAGGAAGCATGATGGCTGATCGAAGTTGTTTTTCCGGAACTGATAATATCAGCCACCATCTGGTCCACATCTGTACCGGGAGGATTAGCCGCTTTCAATGTTGCTGTGGCATTTTCAGTTTGCCCCTTTTTGAGGATCAGCCACCTGGGGCTTTCCGGAACAAAAAACAAGGCTATCATAAAGGCGATTGCCGGAAAAGCCTCTACGCCCAGCATCCAGCGCCAGTCGTTCTCACTGGTTCCGGCCAGTAAATAATTAGACAAATAGGAAACCAGGATACCAAATACCACATTAAACTGGAAAAGAGCTACTAATTTTCCCCTGGAATGGGCCGGAGATATTTCGGTAATATACAAAGGAGCGGCAACCGACGAAGCACCTACCCCAAAGCCTCCGATCAGCCTGAATACCATAAAAACAATCCAGTCGGTGGCAACGGCAGAGCCAATGGCTGACACCAGATATAAGATAGCGATCCAGAACAAGGTTTTCTTCCTACCTAAACTATCAGAAGGGATACCACCAAATAAAGCGCCAACTACGGTGCCGATTAGTGCGCTTGAAATAGCTAATCCGTGCTCGAACGCATTGAGTTGCCAGAGTTTCTGGATGGATTTTTCAGCTCCGGAAATTACGGCGGTATCAAAGCCAAACAAGAATCCGCCCAGTGCCACCACAATTGACCAGAAAAATACTCTGTTCTGCATACACAAAAGGTTTAATAGATTTCTTACCAGATTTCAATATTATCTTAATATAGTAGAAAATCCAGCAAAACGCCTTTTTAATTTTATGCTAAAGCAATGGCTTGAAACAATGCCCGTATACGCTGTTCTGGTTTGCTACGTATTGCAAATGTTGATAAGCATACACCAGGTCAGCGTAGCTTGAATGATCAGAAAAAATGGATTTGCATCAACTCGGTAAGTGCTTGTATGAAATACGTGTTAACATACTAAAGCCTCAAAATATTGATAGTACATGGATTGACAATTATCCAATCATCTAAAACCAGCCGGAACGTTTGAAATGGATATACAAGCCCAGACACAAACCAAAGGCAAGTGTCAAAACCACCGGATAGCCATAGCGCCAGTTGAGTTCCGGCATCCACTGGAAATTCATGCCATAAATACCAGCTACCATGGTAGGAATGGCAAAAATAGCCGCCCAGCCGCCAAAGCGTTTCATAACCTCATTCTGGGTTTTCATTACTTCATTTTGCGTAATGGAAATGAGTGAAAAATTAGCTTCCAGAGCAGTAGTGAGCAATTCCCGCAAGGTGTCTACCATTTCATTGATGCGGATCGTATGATCATATACATCCCGGAAATAAGGCCTGGTATCAGGCGGCAATACTTCCAGGTCAAAGCGCATGAGGCGGTTACAAATGTCGATAAGAGGAGAGATAGCCCGTTTTACTTCCAGCAATTCCCGTTTGAGCCCGTAAATTCTGGCAGTAGTTTCACGGCTGAAACTTTCTCCGAAAATCACTTCTTCCAAGGCTTGTAACTGATGTTCCAGCGCATCTACCACCGGAAAATACTGGTCTACAATGGCATCCATCAGGGCATACAAGGCAAAACCAGGACCTTTCTTTAGAAGGTGAGGAGTAGATTCGCAGCGCATCCGCACATCAGTATAGGGCAGAGAAGAGCCATGTCGGACGGTAAC from Rhodocytophaga rosea carries:
- a CDS encoding sugar porter family MFS transporter encodes the protein MQNRVFFWSIVVALGGFLFGFDTAVISGAEKSIQKLWQLNAFEHGLAISSALIGTVVGALFGGIPSDSLGRKKTLFWIAILYLVSAIGSAVATDWIVFMVFRLIGGFGVGASSVAAPLYITEISPAHSRGKLVALFQFNVVFGILVSYLSNYLLAGTSENDWRWMLGVEAFPAIAFMIALFFVPESPRWLILKKGQTENATATLKAANPPGTDVDQMVADIISSGKTTSISHHASLFSKQYRTPVMLAVLFAVFNQVSGINAIIYYAPRIFEMADLEKSSALLSSAGIGLVNFIFTLIGMNLIDKYGRRTLMFVGSVGLIITLGLVARAFYANDLGGIAVPVYLFLYIAFFAFSQGAVIWVFISEIFPNEVRASGQALGSFTHWFMATVIAFTFPYLAETLGGGNTFLFFCLMMVLQLLFVWRIMPETKGTSLEEIGKNVVVH
- the corA gene encoding magnesium/cobalt transporter CorA — encoded protein: MSAVINCVAYAGGQREQAVDIADICEVLQRPGRFVWIGLHEPDEDLLEQVQAAFGLHDLAIEDAHRAHQRPKIEVYGESLFIVLRTVQMNGKENKIEFGETHFFVGLHYIVTVRHGSSLPYTDVRMRCESTPHLLKKGPGFALYALMDAIVDQYFPVVDALEHQLQALEEVIFGESFSRETTARIYGLKRELLEVKRAISPLIDICNRLMRFDLEVLPPDTRPYFRDVYDHTIRINEMVDTLRELLTTALEANFSLISITQNEVMKTQNEVMKRFGGWAAIFAIPTMVAGIYGMNFQWMPELNWRYGYPVVLTLAFGLCLGLYIHFKRSGWF